cttcacttattcctagacttagtaacttagtcttcttaacattaattttaaaacctattctaacaccctgaactcgcgaaacctctaaaagttcattcattttactcacgctttcatctaggatgcttaaatcatcagcgtaatctgagtccaggagagtttttcctccccattcgATTCCATAgtttcccattgcctttcctgtgctccttaagacagaGTCCATAAGgttatccatataaagggggttagaacacaaccctgcttagctCCTGATTTAATAAGAAACcggctgctaacctcatttcctaccttaaacgCAGCAgcgttattctcgtacatagagcactaatcactttaatgtatttctcCGGTatgccatacaaggataagacctttgctaaagctcttctatcaacagaatcgaaaacttactcataatctataaaactgagggccaaaggtgtttgacaactcaggTAGTTCTCAAATATTAACCTACGAGTGTAAAATTCGGTCGATACATCCTCTTTTCTAAAACCGATctgttcttctttaaaaaattttctactgtatctttcagtctaaaaagtatcataatactgaataatttgctacctaaagagaccagactaatgcctcgataattacaacactcactcttatcacctttcttatccAGACCTTTGCCAAAGCTCTTCTGTCAACAGAATCACAAacttgttcataatctataaaactgaggaccaaaggtgtttgacagcTCAAGCACTTCTCAAATATTAacctaagaatgaaaatttggtcgatacatcctctaccttttctaaaaccgctctgttcttctttaaaaaattgtctACTGAATccttcagtctaaaaagtatcataataCTGAGCAATTTGCTAACTagagagaccagactaatgcctcgataattacaacactcacCCGTATCACCTTTCTGTTActgacctttgctaaagctcttctatcaacagaatcgaaaacttgctcataatctataaaactgaggaccaaagtcgtttgacaactcaggcacttctcagaTATtgacctaagagtgaaaattcggTCGAAATCTGTTACACCTTTTTTAAAACCAAGCTGTTCTTGTTTAGAAATTTGTCTACTGCATCTCTTAGTCTAAAAAGTGTTATAATACTGAGGAATTTATTACCTACAgaaaccagactaatgcctcgataaataccacactcactcttatcacctttcttatacagtggtttaattaagtttttcctaaaattgtttggtacttcccctttttcaagaGTCACATtcgtaatcttcagtagcttatttctaacctcagagccaccatatttaagaaagtcATTTACCACGCTATCAGCACTTGAAgcattattgtttttaatccGTTAAGTACTATCGCTAGTTCTTCCtcataaaacaaatcttccttcacatctaaggtataacaaaccttttcattttcctgtatatcttttcctgcaactgtatctcggtttagtaCATTCTCGAAATGATCTGCCTATCtctctttaaatctttccttgtcactaattgtgaccccgtTCCTATCGTTGCTTACCGTTCCCCGTTCCTGTATGGAACTGGATTGACTATTGGGACGATCCCGGATTGGCTACTCTCTCTCAAtgtattaacatgccagtaaaatattttactattatgctgtctagctgcatcttccagatcctaggcaatttcatctttgggttccacttcacacctccttagttctttttttaatggtttttccACTTTCCTTGCATTCCTTTTGTCTTCATATGATCAATCACACAGATAATTCTTGTATTAGCCCCTTATCcgctctattaaacataaagtttCCTCACTAATATTCCTGGCTGCAGTCcaaactttcttccctaagacaccaacAGCaactttagaaattatttttctaaaattattccaaccatcttcaatactgtcaaattttaaactcacaaatttaatattcaacAGTTCCTGGAGAATGCTATTTGCTCGTTTTACGACTAATGTGTAAGGTATCTGCCACAATAGTGTATGCTTCTGTAGAACCgaccgaatttttttttcaacaaatagtAAAGgttatattaaacttaagatcagcagaaataaaaatctataatagttcaaactcaaaatgaccatAAATgactattatataataaatgaaacccaagacgaacaaaaattaaataaacgataatagcaaacaaacatacaacatataaatCAATGGTttcatataaatgaataaatttttttttaacgacaaAAATTAGAGATCCGAAACAGAAGAATTTTTACACAGAAAcgagtgctgccatctattgttgcTTATCAGTTTCTGAAAGATTTTAGTTAAGTTTTGCAACTGCTACCAATAACTCACCAGCGCATCAAGCCGCCTGAGCCCAACACAACTATGCATACTTCTCCTCGATTCCCATCTATTTAAAgttttcctctttacacccttctaTGGAAGTTCTTGTTTAGATATTCCTATTAAAAAGTTCCTATTCTCCTTAAATCCTGCCTTACGACCTGCACCTACCCATTCTGAGGACGACTTTTTGTTTGGTTCTAGATAGTAGGCAAAAAGGACGATCCTCACCCCCTCCAAGATTTTTCTCATTTCGcattgttttccattttttcactctttttttaaaacaaatttgtcgAATTGTTCAATTATAATTAACTGCCCCCCTaacactttgaatcttaaaaacagaactagaacttttaatcagtgtttccacttcgcAGGCTTTGGAATTCGGTGTGGCGTACCTAAAATTCGGTAGAAAATCGGTAGATGGCGTCCCGCTATCGGTAGAAAAATCGGTAGGGAATTTCTAGACATGCCCAAACCCTCTAAGTGCATGTTAAGTTTGCAAAAATGCTCAATTTTCTGCTGAAGTCCCAGATCAATTTAGAATTAGAGCATTCTTCAACGGTCTATCGACATACGATTGATCATACGACGATTTAAAgcaatgttttctttaaaactgCAAAAGAGTAATTGATCTCTAAGTGTTGTTTGACCTCGTGGTAATAACGACGGTTACGAAATATTGCAGTCGTTGCAAATGCAGCATTTGCAGTGGTTCTTGTAAATCGCTAGTATACCAATATGGTATACTCTTGAGCTAGCGGCGATTCTAAAATATTGCAAACGCGGCATTTGCAGTAGATGCTGCAAATCTGCAGCACCTGTGAATCCGAATGCTCACATAAGGAAAAACCTATTTTCATGTATTATATAAATTGGCATTTGGTTTTTATGCCTACGTGGGAACAAGATATGTTTAGACACGAATATATTGCCTGACACGCGCGTAAACACACATGCTGAGCTAGACGCGCATGAGAACAGGGTTTAAGAAATGCACTTTCAATATACTCAATTATTATTGATGGAATCCTATTCTACTTAATCAGGTACTGCTCATCATAGTAAAGCACTTAAAATTGGACTTCAAACAACAAATCAAATATTTGGTTAAAATGATTAAAGCAACTGATACGCATCTGCAAACGAAGGAATCAAGCCTAGGATCGCATCAGTAGAATACGTTGATTTAATTCTAATCTACTGAATTCAGTACTTTTCATCACAATAAACCAATAAAGCATGCTTTGGTCTTCAAACAACAATTCAGGAACAGCGGcagtttcaaatatccaatgcaactcaaaaaagaaacttttgatCTTCCACCGTAGACATACATCACTAACATTTTGAAGCCTTAGCCTAGGATCGTATCCATACATTGAATTCTAATCTACTTAATTAGGTACTTTTCAtcacaataaaacaataaagcaCAGTTTGGTCTTCAAAAACAACAATTCAGGAACAGTGGAAGTTTCAAATATCTAATGCAACAAAAAACAGAGCCTTTTGCTATTATAGACAAAATTTGATCACTCAAATACACTCTTCAACTGTCGCAGATGCTCGTACTTCCTTTAGCCGTTTCTCTAGTTCATGATCAACTATCAGCAATGAAGAACGCATAATCAACCTCTTCGTCCCGCATTTGGGACGCAAGATGGCAGATAAGGTCAGCCTCGACTATCTATTTTGTTTATCAGTCTTCACTTCTTTTAAAGTACTGAAAAGATGTTCTGCAATATCATTCGAGGGAggcaatgaaaagaaaaagtaaataacgtGCCTTAGATTTGCGAACCTTGGTCGGCCACTTGGGGTAACAATGGACAAAATGAATTTCCAATATTCTACTGGCGACTGATACTGATACTGGTTCCTTCAGAACATCAACAGAGCTTTGTTCAGACCATTCCGAGTCAATGGCAGCTCTAAGACATGTAGGAGGGAAATACTTAACTAGAAGTGGTGCAAAACTAGAAGAATTGAGCTTAGCAGCATTTGAAGGCTCTATAAGACAGGACATCTCATTCAAATCATTATCAAATACGAGCCTGATTTTGATCTATGGAACTGCTCCCTTGTAAAATTCTCTTACTGTAAGGTATACCTTCATCACTTCATTATGGTCCACCTTAGGGTCACGCTCTACAAGCTCTGAAATAGCGAGTCTAAGCCATGTAACTTACTataaacattttaataattaataaataattaatataattagttACTTAATTAACTACTCccttttcatttgatttgagatggttgaaaaagaaaaaaaatcgataaaCCCCACCATTTCTAAGACAGTGTTGGTTCTTCTGTTTCCCATTCATGATGTTTTATTTGAAGAGCAAAAGCCACATAATGGAATGAAGGAACCAGGTCTAAGTTGTGGCTCCAGGATTTCACTGAATGGTGCTGCTCGTAGTCACACCTATTATgtccaataaaaaagaaaaaaagttggcAAAATATTGCCAAAAATCGGTATAAAATCGGTATTTCGGTAGGCTTGAAATTTATTCGGTAGAAAAGTCCGAAAATCGGTAGATCTACCGATAAATCGgtagaagtggaaacactgcttttaattaccaatccaatgagccccatcCGAGGCTTTTACGGCCACTCTTTCTATAAACACCTTACATACCCCCAGACATAACTTACGACCCTtcccctggggggggggggtcatactCGAAGACATATTTTccagatttttcaactatgctgaacaaactggctatctcaatcCTCTTTCATCAACGTACCCTAGTCATGTCAACCTGTCtcttattattttctgtttgtttggttcgttttaccTCGGCTTGTATTTCGTctttatgaaatacatatcgctcAACCTTAGTTTTTCAACAAAGGTTTGGTAGTCGTTTATGATCTTATCCAAGTcgaaatcccaaacccaatcgccatcgctatcatttttaatttttaaacgttttgattctcgctgtccaggttgacattcattgactcgctcacatgttTGGCTTAGCGTGTCTTCTAATCGCGTGtgtctttacttttaatttttaactttgacctactcacatgctcggtgtcgcatTTCTTCTAACTGGGCCTGTCTTAGttcttgattttcatttttgacgcGCCGCCACTGTTCTTGTAACCGCGTGTgtatttgttcttcatttttatttttgactcgctcacatactcggtgtcgcatgtcttctaacagcGGTTGTCTTTGCTAAGGCTTGTTTGCTCAGTTGGTTAGAGCAT
This is a stretch of genomic DNA from Artemia franciscana chromosome 18, ASM3288406v1, whole genome shotgun sequence. It encodes these proteins:
- the LOC136038417 gene encoding uncharacterized protein LOC136038417, which encodes MPTLVVKNDNDIRVVIKNDNIRNASGTADEPSNAAKLNSSSFAPLLVKYFPPTCLRAAIDSEWSEQSSVDVLKEPVSVSVASRILEIHFVHCYPKWPTKTKRCSRQISKQEQLGFKKGVTDFDRIFTLRSISEKCLSCQTTLVLSFIDYEQVFDSVDRRALAKFKDDMSEESSKASFCNKHV